The genomic interval GGCCACTAATTGGCATGATTACCAGGTTGGTCGAACAAAAGGGTCTTGATTTAATAATTCAGGTGTTAGAAAATTTTCTGGCTCACAAAGATATGCAGGTAGTTGTTTTAGGGAGTGGAGACCCAAAATATGTGGAATTTTTTACATACTTGAAAAACAAATATCCTGCAAAATTGGGATTTTTTTCTGGTTATAATAACAAACTGGCTCATCTTATTGAGGCAGGATCGGACATGTTTTTAATGCCGTCGAAATACGAGCCATGTGGATTAAATCAAATCTATAGCCTGAAATATGGCACAATTCCAATTGTACGTAAAACAGGTGGCTTAGCTGATACAGTTGATCTTTATGATTGGGAAAAGCAAAGCGGCACAGGATTCGTTTTCGAAGATTATTCCGCAGAAGGGTTGGATTGGGCAATCGATTATGCATTGGAAACATTTAAGCATACGAAGGCCTGGAAGAAAATAATCTCAAATGCCATGAAACAGGATTATTCATGGGATCGACAAGTTAAAGAATATATAAAACTTTATTCTGCTCTGTTGAAAAGCAAATAAGCATTTTTGCAATTATTTAGTTTTTATGTATAGGTAATAAAATATTGCAATTTTTTTCATGTGCGCTATATTGGGGAAAACAAAGTTTAGGAGGAGAGCCATGAAACTCTATGGAGGAAAGGATCATCGAATTTCCATTGATTATGCGCGCGAATTGACTCGAAATTTCAGGGCGGAAAAAAAGACAGGTGAAAGTATTTCGGGTTTGTTTGACAAAGAGACTGTTTTAGCAGTATTAAACCAACAGGATTGCATTGCAATGCGTTATTATCATGGAATTAATGAAGAAGATAAGAATGTAATTGTGATCGTTGGAGTTGATAAACATGGTTATGATATCCTTGATGGCGTAATCATTGAAAAAGCTTTTCCATGTCCGCCATTTTGTGGTGATATAAATGATTTAAATGCGGATGACGTTGAAGAAAAAAGACTCGCCGTTTAGAGCTTAAAATACAATATTTGGATTTTTTCTTCTTATTATCTACAGTTTTAAAGTATTTTGTTTCTTATATTAAAAATTCTCTTGGGGACGATATTGGATTCGACGGGCAAGAGAAGGGTGTAAACAGCAATCCGGGATTCCGGCTACCCCGTGATTAACCGGAAAGCACTATAAGTGCCGATAATAATTACGCATTAGCAGCTTAATTGACTGCTACGCTTCCTATTTCTCTAATTTACCGGGGATTTTTGAAGCGCCAATTTTAAGGTAGATTGGGTCAATATTTTGTCTGTGGGTATTGATTCATATTTAGCAGGCTGGTTTTATAAACGGCTCGTTACTTTATCGCTTATAAAATGAGACCTAAAAAAGTAACTATGATTGTAGACGTTTGCATTGGTCCTTGTCCGGACCCGGGTTCAACTCCCGGCGTCTCCACTTTTTTTATCAATTAAACCAGATTAAACAACCTTTTTCAATTGGCAGAATGCAATCAAATATAGTTTATATTGCTACTAGTCTTGATGGATATATTACAGACAGAAATGGCGGATTAGAATGGCTCGATTCAATTCCTAATCCAGACAGACTTGATCTTGGCTGGACAAGTTTTATGAGCCGGGTTGATGCAATTATAATGGGCCGGAACACATTCGAGGCAGTGTGTGGCTTCGATGTTGATTGGCCATATCAAAAACCGGTATTTGTTTTAAGTAATTCTTTAACTTCTTTAGGGGATGAATTCAAAGATAAGGTTAAGCTTGTTAAAGGGGACCTTTCAAATGTTGTGAAGAATTTGAATCAGGAAGGTTTTTCTCAACTTTATATTGATGGTGGTTTAACAGTTCAAAATTTTCTAAAAGAAGATTTAATTGATGAAATGATTATTACAATTATGCCAATATTGCTTGGTGGTGGAGTTTCACTATTTAAAAAGCTTCCGAAAGAATTGGGATTTGAACATATCAAAACAGAAGTGTTTTTAGATGCCTTAGTTCAAAGTCACTATCGGCGGAAGAGATAACTTTACTATTGTAGTGGTTCCTACCTTTAATTTTACATGAATAATAAAATCACAATTGTTTCTGGTCTTCCACGCTCTGGCACATCCATGATGATGAAAGTTTTGCAAAAGGGCGGAATGACTTTAGTTTATGATGATTTAAGGGTTGCAGATAATGACAATCCGAACGGATATTTTGAATATGCAAAAGTAAAAAACCTAAAAGAGGATAATTCCTGGCTTTTTGATGCCCAGGGACAAGCAATCAAAATACTCTTCAATTTTTTGTATTTCCTTCCACAAAAATATAAATTCAAAATTATCTTTATGCAGCGTAATATGCAGGAGATTTTAGCATCACAAAATAAAATGTTGCTGAGATCTGGAAAATCTATTGGTCAGGATAACAGACAATTTGAAATTTTATTTAATTCTGAAATTATAAAGTGCAAGGATTGGCTAAAAAATCAAAAAAATATTGATACAATAAATGTTTCTTATAATCAGATTATGGAAACGCCTTTC from Calditrichota bacterium carries:
- a CDS encoding dihydrofolate reductase, with product MQSNIVYIATSLDGYITDRNGGLEWLDSIPNPDRLDLGWTSFMSRVDAIIMGRNTFEAVCGFDVDWPYQKPVFVLSNSLTSLGDEFKDKVKLVKGDLSNVVKNLNQEGFSQLYIDGGLTVQNFLKEDLIDEMIITIMPILLGGGVSLFKKLPKELGFEHIKTEVFLDALVQSHYRRKR
- a CDS encoding sulfotransferase family protein, with the protein product MNNKITIVSGLPRSGTSMMMKVLQKGGMTLVYDDLRVADNDNPNGYFEYAKVKNLKEDNSWLFDAQGQAIKILFNFLYFLPQKYKFKIIFMQRNMQEILASQNKMLLRSGKSIGQDNRQFEILFNSEIIKCKDWLKNQKNIDTINVSYNQIMETPFPICQSINNFLEKSLNLDGMVNAIDKSLYRNKSDKL